A section of the Alkalicoccobacillus plakortidis genome encodes:
- a CDS encoding DUF1801 domain-containing protein, with amino-acid sequence MYKLKTKETDQSVIEFIEQVESPKKREDAYRLLDLFAETSGYEAKMWGPSIIGFGRYHYRYDSGHEGDAPLVGFSPRKAKISLYITTEDSEREKLLALLGKHTSGKACVYVNKLADVDEDIIKQLIKQSIQFLQERYPIDR; translated from the coding sequence ATGTACAAGCTTAAAACAAAAGAAACGGACCAAAGTGTCATTGAATTTATTGAACAGGTTGAAAGCCCAAAGAAGCGTGAAGATGCCTACAGACTACTTGATCTATTTGCAGAAACCAGTGGATACGAGGCTAAAATGTGGGGACCAAGCATCATTGGATTTGGTCGTTATCATTACCGCTATGATTCGGGCCACGAGGGAGATGCACCACTTGTCGGCTTCTCTCCACGAAAAGCAAAAATTAGTCTATATATTACAACAGAAGATAGCGAAAGAGAAAAATTACTTGCTTTATTAGGCAAACACACTTCAGGAAAAGCATGTGTTTACGTAAATAAACTTGCTGATGTGGATGAAGACATTATAAAACAACTAATCAAGCAGTCGATTCAATTTTTGCAGGAGAGATATCCAATTGATCGTTAA
- a CDS encoding transporter yields the protein MYDRSNRIAPPPQGLAPPPAFSPPIPAFQVGPSGIRGCLYRPTYIWLFNGNHFWFFPTFVGRQSVIGYRWSRFGWFNYIIELRQVRSFQCF from the coding sequence ATGTATGATCGAAGTAATCGAATTGCTCCACCACCACAGGGTTTAGCACCACCTCCTGCATTCTCTCCACCGATCCCTGCATTTCAAGTTGGACCAAGTGGAATTAGAGGCTGTCTTTATCGCCCCACCTATATCTGGTTATTTAATGGAAATCATTTTTGGTTCTTCCCTACTTTTGTAGGTCGTCAAAGTGTAATCGGCTATCGTTGGAGCAGATTCGGTTGGTTTAATTACATTATAGAATTGAGGCAAGTTCGGTCTTTTCAGTGTTTTTAA
- a CDS encoding SNF2 helicase associated domain-containing protein — MFFINKESVSEETIKQLALSTTTYRRGYDYYRADYVSALTWNDFNVPSVEAEVFGSDNYDTAVFFSKDGQIIDNQCSCPAFDNYEGICKHLVATLLEINYFVNKRPSPLDQQKTSTGLELISAFQKQFQLSKPTQRENVTLRMEFELFFRTDYYNQLIDTLEIRAKVGEKRLYVIGDLSSFVSSVHFGIRREFTKNFIYDPVIHEISPEDKAVLELILKIDAAKQSTPMYQRSRSKNFGIPIWFTHELLELLTSRNVVTSYNSHRPQPISILPVEQYKPIDIALTKLEHSEQASLQLLQYYDFFGKEFCSIMCNNTLYLLTIDQATILETLVINKKFNENRTLAEFHQSEMEAFCSIILPQIKQVADVEIDYELATLIQNEPLQAKLHLDTENGLLTANITFQYGNHTIKPLEPTEEQTNNHVILVRDIEKETIIFDLLHSYPFIRYEDHYLLDDEDLFAPFLFEQVPVLQEYMEVYTTAGIRQMITPLTKPPVVSISKNDKSNWLDIHFSLDGIPTEEVSEVLQALRSQQTYYKLKSGAFLHIKDNQFNSMRDALNQFGPEKGTLSENLSVPLYKALSLEEESAAAMKLSSQLRELLRNINRPDFMEGDKPDGITADLREYQLTGYRWLRTLESVGLGGILADDMGLGKTLQTITFIQNVLNKRKDASIMIIAPASLIYNWQREFNRFAPGVDVELLVGTKAERIQKKADSTASVWITSYPLIQRDSELYADEKIDVLILDEAQAIKNDTSKTAKSVRAIQASSTFALTGTPIENRLDELYSLFHTLLPGSLGTKKVFKEMQSSDIAKRVKPFILRRMKKEVLTELPDKIELTQYIDLTDDQKKLYAVQVKELTKDVEEAARTGQFQEKGCNF; from the coding sequence ATGTTTTTTATTAATAAAGAATCAGTGTCTGAAGAAACGATTAAACAATTGGCATTAAGTACAACAACTTATCGACGTGGGTATGACTATTATAGAGCGGACTATGTTTCAGCACTAACATGGAACGATTTTAATGTGCCTTCTGTTGAAGCAGAAGTATTCGGCTCAGATAATTATGATACGGCTGTCTTTTTTTCTAAAGATGGACAAATCATTGACAATCAATGTAGCTGTCCTGCATTTGATAACTATGAGGGCATCTGCAAACATCTTGTAGCCACTTTGCTTGAAATTAATTATTTTGTGAACAAGCGTCCTTCTCCTTTAGACCAACAAAAAACAAGCACAGGCTTGGAACTAATATCAGCTTTTCAAAAGCAGTTTCAACTCAGCAAACCAACTCAACGAGAGAATGTTACTTTACGTATGGAGTTTGAGCTATTTTTTAGAACTGATTATTATAATCAGCTTATTGATACGCTTGAAATTCGTGCGAAGGTTGGTGAGAAGCGGCTGTATGTCATTGGTGATTTGTCCTCTTTTGTGAGTAGCGTTCACTTTGGCATTCGCCGTGAGTTCACAAAAAACTTCATCTATGATCCGGTCATTCATGAGATTTCGCCTGAAGATAAAGCTGTATTAGAGTTAATCTTGAAAATCGATGCCGCTAAACAGTCGACACCTATGTATCAACGATCACGTTCAAAGAATTTTGGCATCCCAATATGGTTTACCCATGAACTGCTTGAGTTGCTTACTTCTAGAAACGTTGTAACGAGCTATAACAGTCACCGGCCACAGCCTATAAGTATTCTGCCTGTCGAACAGTACAAGCCAATTGACATTGCTTTAACAAAACTTGAGCATAGTGAGCAAGCTTCTCTTCAATTACTACAATACTACGATTTTTTTGGTAAAGAATTTTGCTCTATCATGTGCAACAATACCTTGTATCTTCTTACAATTGATCAAGCAACCATTCTTGAAACACTTGTCATAAATAAGAAGTTCAACGAAAACCGTACATTAGCAGAATTTCATCAAAGTGAGATGGAAGCTTTTTGTTCAATCATTTTGCCACAAATTAAGCAGGTAGCAGATGTGGAAATTGACTATGAACTGGCGACTCTTATCCAAAATGAACCACTTCAAGCGAAGCTACATTTGGACACTGAGAATGGTCTTCTTACGGCAAATATAACGTTTCAATATGGAAATCACACGATAAAACCTCTTGAACCAACAGAAGAACAAACAAATAACCATGTCATTCTGGTGAGAGATATAGAGAAGGAAACAATCATTTTTGATTTGTTGCACAGCTACCCTTTTATTCGATATGAGGATCATTATCTATTAGATGATGAAGATCTATTTGCTCCGTTTTTATTCGAACAGGTGCCTGTTCTTCAAGAATATATGGAGGTGTACACCACTGCAGGCATTAGGCAAATGATTACACCACTTACTAAACCGCCCGTTGTGTCTATTTCCAAAAATGATAAATCTAACTGGCTCGATATTCACTTTTCATTGGATGGCATTCCTACTGAAGAAGTGTCAGAGGTTCTCCAGGCCCTTAGAAGCCAACAAACTTATTACAAGCTTAAAAGTGGAGCTTTCCTGCATATTAAAGATAATCAGTTTAACAGTATGAGGGATGCTCTAAATCAGTTTGGTCCAGAAAAAGGAACTCTATCTGAAAATTTATCTGTTCCTCTTTATAAAGCATTGAGTTTGGAAGAGGAATCAGCAGCTGCAATGAAGCTCTCTTCTCAGCTTCGAGAATTACTGCGAAACATAAACCGACCTGACTTTATGGAAGGTGATAAACCAGATGGCATTACGGCCGATCTTAGAGAATATCAACTTACTGGCTATAGATGGTTGCGTACATTGGAGAGTGTAGGACTTGGTGGCATTTTAGCAGACGATATGGGGCTTGGAAAAACACTACAGACCATCACCTTTATCCAAAACGTGTTAAACAAACGCAAAGATGCTTCTATTATGATTATTGCACCTGCTAGCCTCATCTATAACTGGCAGCGAGAATTTAATCGCTTTGCACCAGGAGTTGATGTTGAGCTTTTAGTCGGCACTAAAGCTGAACGGATTCAGAAAAAAGCTGACTCAACTGCCTCTGTTTGGATTACATCATACCCACTCATCCAACGAGATAGTGAGCTTTATGCCGACGAAAAAATTGATGTTTTAATTCTTGATGAAGCGCAAGCTATCAAAAATGATACATCCAAAACAGCAAAATCAGTTCGAGCCATTCAAGCAAGCAGTACGTTTGCCCTAACAGGTACACCGATTGAGAATCGATTGGACGAGCTTTACTCTTTGTTTCACACTCTGCTTCCAGGCAGTTTAGGTACAAAAAAAGTATTTAAAGAGATGCAGAGCTCAGACATCGCCAAACGAGTCAAACCGTTTATTCTTCGCCGAATGAAAAAAGAAGTTTTAACAGAGCTACCAGATAAAATTGAATTGACACAATATATTGATCTAACAGATGATCAAAAGAAACTGTACGCCGTACAAGTGAAAGAATTAACAAAAGATGTGGAAGAAGCAGCACGTACAGGTCAATTCCAGGAAAAAGGATGCAATTTTTAG
- a CDS encoding helicase-related protein, with amino-acid sequence MQFLAGLTKLRQICCHPNLVANSDKTYTSGKLDRLVEYVEEGLAAGQRMVIFSQFTSMLAIIREAFAKRDWTYHYLDGQTPTAERLQLTERFNEGEHELFLISMKAWRNRSESNRW; translated from the coding sequence ATGCAATTTTTAGCTGGACTGACAAAGCTACGACAGATTTGTTGTCATCCAAACTTAGTTGCAAACTCAGATAAAACATATACTTCAGGTAAATTAGATCGATTAGTAGAGTATGTGGAAGAAGGACTCGCTGCTGGCCAACGGATGGTGATCTTCTCTCAATTCACCTCCATGCTCGCCATTATCAGAGAAGCCTTTGCAAAAAGAGATTGGACTTATCATTACCTAGATGGCCAAACACCTACTGCAGAACGATTACAGCTTACGGAACGATTTAACGAAGGAGAGCATGAGCTCTTTCTAATTTCCATGAAAGCTTGGAGGAACAGGTCTGAATCTAACCGGTGGTGA
- a CDS encoding NUDIX hydrolase, which translates to MKRVDVSSVLIFDEDGNILLVNNKKRNTTYWSPPGGAVEVGETLEEAAIREAFEETGFIVEIGRLHSVREIFHETGDHVMIFTFYAKVVGGHIVLNDPDQDIIDIQWKDVDSARQCMTTIFNELKLDKKPSELASFYQFVGER; encoded by the coding sequence GTGAAACGTGTTGATGTATCCTCTGTCCTTATCTTTGATGAAGACGGAAACATTCTCTTAGTGAATAATAAAAAAAGAAACACTACGTACTGGTCACCTCCAGGTGGTGCAGTGGAAGTTGGAGAAACACTTGAGGAAGCCGCGATCCGAGAAGCCTTCGAAGAGACAGGCTTCATTGTAGAGATCGGACGTCTTCATTCTGTTCGAGAGATCTTTCATGAAACTGGCGATCACGTAATGATCTTCACCTTTTATGCAAAAGTGGTAGGAGGTCATATTGTACTAAATGATCCCGATCAAGACATCATTGATATCCAATGGAAAGATGTTGATTCAGCCAGACAATGTATGACAACTATATTTAATGAATTGAAGTTAGATAAAAAACCCTCTGAACTTGCATCGTTTTATCAGTTTGTTGGAGAAAGATAA
- a CDS encoding ATP-binding cassette domain-containing protein has product METLTLECSNIEVCFQDRIVLRIPSLSVYQFDRIGIVGGNGQGKSTLLKIMNGTIQPSKGKVKRFAKFGYFDQLASPSVTEVDAELQSKLAIPNHSRTN; this is encoded by the coding sequence ATGGAAACTTTAACATTAGAATGTTCGAATATAGAGGTCTGCTTTCAAGACCGTATTGTATTAAGAATACCATCATTATCCGTTTATCAATTTGATCGCATTGGTATCGTTGGAGGAAATGGGCAAGGGAAAAGCACATTATTAAAAATAATGAACGGAACGATTCAGCCTTCAAAAGGTAAAGTAAAGAGATTCGCTAAATTCGGTTATTTTGATCAACTGGCTAGCCCTTCCGTCACCGAGGTTGATGCCGAATTACAATCAAAATTAGCGATTCCAAATCACAGCAGAACCAATTAA
- a CDS encoding ATP-binding cassette domain-containing protein, translating into MTKSKGTVQKSVQRAAKAIEKRVEQLEEVEAPEESRDLRFHHSKALQMHNKFPIMANQLSITVGDLPLLDEVSFQFPVGKTIAISGPNGSGKSTLLKHIHENRNGITLSPKIVFGHYHQMSYQFSKDESVFDYIQSRTEQHEAKTRAALHAMNFQGNDLIKNVQNLSGGEAIRLTLCELILGNYNVLILDEPTNFLDVHCMNALSTFMKAYQGTILLVSHDRRFVEEVADTVYEIKDLKLKIV; encoded by the coding sequence ATGACCAAATCGAAAGGCACTGTTCAAAAATCTGTTCAACGTGCGGCAAAGGCGATTGAAAAAAGAGTGGAACAGCTTGAGGAGGTTGAAGCACCTGAGGAAAGCAGGGATTTGCGTTTTCACCACTCAAAGGCTCTCCAAATGCATAATAAGTTTCCAATCATGGCTAATCAGTTATCTATAACAGTTGGTGATTTGCCTCTGCTTGATGAAGTTAGCTTTCAATTTCCTGTAGGAAAAACCATCGCTATTTCTGGGCCAAATGGAAGCGGAAAAAGCACATTGCTTAAGCATATACATGAGAACAGAAATGGAATTACCCTCTCACCAAAGATCGTTTTTGGCCATTACCATCAAATGTCCTATCAATTTAGTAAAGATGAATCCGTTTTTGATTATATTCAAAGCAGAACAGAGCAACATGAAGCGAAAACTCGAGCCGCACTTCACGCTATGAATTTCCAAGGAAATGATTTAATAAAAAATGTTCAGAATCTAAGCGGAGGAGAAGCGATTCGCCTTACCCTTTGCGAACTCATCCTAGGAAACTATAATGTCTTAATACTAGATGAACCAACAAACTTTCTTGATGTTCACTGCATGAATGCACTATCCACATTTATGAAAGCCTATCAAGGAACGATCCTGCTCGTTTCACATGATCGTCGATTTGTCGAAGAGGTCGCAGATACCGTTTATGAAATCAAGGATTTGAAGCTTAAGATAGTTTAG
- a CDS encoding GNAT family N-acetyltransferase has product MIKNKELVVRPLIKDDANKLVKWLSDPVILQFYEGRDNPFDLKKVHQVFYTQNDQTSRCIIEWEGQAIGYIQYYPLDDDEKRTYGLNEEKGVYYGLDQFIGEEQYQNKGIGTTLIQTMIQFLINEKNVDRIVMDPQVENARALACYEKCGFVKQKLLVKHEWHEGEYRDCWFIMYTA; this is encoded by the coding sequence ATGATAAAAAACAAAGAGCTTGTTGTTCGGCCACTTATAAAAGATGATGCAAACAAGCTTGTAAAATGGCTATCAGATCCAGTGATTTTACAGTTTTACGAAGGTAGAGATAATCCTTTTGATTTAAAAAAGGTTCATCAAGTATTTTATACACAAAACGATCAAACAAGTAGATGTATCATAGAGTGGGAAGGTCAAGCGATCGGTTATATTCAGTATTATCCACTGGATGATGATGAAAAGCGAACGTATGGATTAAACGAAGAAAAGGGAGTTTATTACGGTTTAGATCAATTTATTGGGGAGGAGCAGTATCAAAATAAGGGTATTGGAACCACGTTAATCCAAACAATGATTCAATTCCTAATAAATGAAAAAAACGTAGACCGAATTGTAATGGATCCACAGGTTGAAAATGCGAGAGCCTTAGCCTGTTATGAAAAATGTGGATTTGTGAAACAGAAACTTCTTGTTAAGCACGAATGGCATGAGGGAGAGTACCGTGATTGCTGGTTCATTATGTATACAGCATGA
- a CDS encoding CAP domain-containing protein, giving the protein MMRRFLLLILIIALAYGSRHLWIDSAQKLVPSSIIDSIPNEIESSLNDLTQYLQSLFSENNISFDTEQKPERVAPELSAPEEQVFSVHNTELGDSRADVEGEIGEPMRSSENEYGLNWVTYHDDYHEFVMVAYDDQDIVRGLYTNQDLISSTTDIEYGSDKNVVRDQLGEPETYMSKGLFRYEVNQDQEYDLFQVDNSYVTLFYDEHQDNTVTAIQIIDYDLEQSKNDIYTEPNDQLKEGFEFQLFDLTNATRVNHNLPILTWDADVRDTARDHSLDMAENDYFGHTNLEGQSPFDRLQQDDISFSTAGENLAYGQFSSIFAHEGLMNSLGHRENILQERFLNLGVGVAFNNESQPFYTEKFYTS; this is encoded by the coding sequence ATGATGAGACGTTTTCTATTATTAATCTTAATTATAGCCCTTGCTTATGGCTCTAGACACTTATGGATTGATTCAGCACAAAAGCTGGTTCCATCCTCGATTATAGATTCAATTCCAAATGAAATTGAGAGTTCGCTCAATGACCTGACTCAGTACTTACAATCCCTATTTTCCGAGAATAATATATCCTTTGACACTGAGCAGAAGCCAGAAAGAGTTGCCCCAGAGTTATCTGCTCCTGAAGAGCAAGTATTTTCAGTTCATAATACGGAATTAGGAGATTCAAGGGCCGATGTCGAAGGTGAAATCGGCGAACCAATGAGATCCTCGGAGAATGAATATGGTCTTAATTGGGTCACGTATCATGACGATTATCATGAATTTGTTATGGTTGCCTATGATGATCAAGACATTGTGAGAGGGCTGTATACCAATCAAGACTTGATTTCATCCACGACTGATATTGAATATGGAAGCGATAAAAATGTTGTTCGTGACCAACTAGGTGAACCAGAAACCTATATGAGTAAAGGACTATTTAGATATGAAGTCAACCAAGATCAGGAATATGATTTATTTCAAGTTGATAATAGTTACGTGACGCTGTTTTATGATGAGCATCAAGACAATACAGTCACAGCAATTCAAATTATCGATTATGATTTAGAGCAGAGTAAAAACGATATATATACGGAGCCCAACGATCAACTAAAAGAAGGGTTTGAATTTCAATTATTCGACTTAACCAATGCGACTCGAGTCAATCACAACTTACCTATTTTAACTTGGGATGCTGATGTAAGAGATACGGCGCGTGATCATAGTCTAGACATGGCTGAAAATGACTACTTTGGTCACACAAATTTAGAAGGTCAATCACCATTTGATCGTTTGCAGCAAGACGATATTTCTTTTTCAACAGCTGGTGAGAATTTGGCTTATGGTCAGTTCAGTAGCATTTTTGCTCACGAAGGATTGATGAACTCCCTTGGTCACAGAGAAAACATCCTACAAGAACGGTTTTTGAACCTTGGCGTAGGAGTAGCTTTTAATAACGAGTCGCAGCCTTTTTATACAGAGAAATTTTATACGAGTTAA
- a CDS encoding sodium-dependent transporter, with protein MNEQWSSKLGFILASAGAAIGLGALWRFPYLTGMNGGGAFFLLFIFFTLLIGMPLLISEFIIGRGSKREAVSAYAKLSATGAWKWIGRFGVLGCFLLLTFYAVIGGWILTYTMLSLTGSILQPGRSYEALFGSIVGNPLISIIGLIVFVALNVAVLSFGIKNGIERVNKYLMPLLFIFLLIIIIRSLTLDGAMEGIRFFLSPDFYSITTAGTLEALGQSFFSLAVGFSCMVTYSSYLGNNQSLPRSAGSIVFLNLFVSLLAGLAVFPAVFAFNLEPDSGPNLLFVVLPSVFEQLPLGGVFLSLFLLLFFFATITSSFSLLEIMISAFTQNKKYKRNHVAMISGLLVIVAAIPAALSNNLLRDVLLFDRTVFDLTDFLVSNIMLPLGCLFIALFVGFKVKKGLLLEQYRMESGRLGETANLWYLLMQTIVPTVILIVFIFGLI; from the coding sequence ATGAATGAACAATGGTCTTCTAAATTAGGTTTTATCCTTGCATCCGCGGGAGCCGCTATTGGTCTTGGTGCTTTATGGAGGTTTCCTTATTTAACGGGAATGAATGGCGGTGGCGCCTTTTTCTTGCTCTTTATCTTTTTTACTTTATTAATTGGAATGCCGCTATTAATATCAGAATTTATTATTGGACGAGGCTCTAAGCGAGAGGCTGTATCGGCTTATGCCAAGCTTTCGGCAACTGGTGCCTGGAAGTGGATTGGTCGCTTTGGGGTACTAGGGTGCTTTTTATTGCTGACGTTTTATGCAGTCATTGGTGGGTGGATTCTAACGTATACCATGCTCTCATTAACAGGGTCGATCCTTCAGCCTGGTCGAAGCTATGAGGCATTATTTGGTTCCATTGTTGGAAATCCACTTATTAGTATTATTGGCTTGATTGTTTTTGTTGCTTTGAATGTAGCCGTGCTCTCATTTGGAATTAAAAATGGGATTGAACGAGTAAATAAATATTTGATGCCACTCCTGTTTATCTTTTTATTAATTATCATTATACGCAGTTTAACGTTAGATGGAGCGATGGAGGGCATTCGCTTTTTCCTTAGTCCAGACTTTTACAGCATTACAACAGCTGGAACACTTGAGGCACTCGGTCAGTCTTTCTTTTCACTTGCAGTTGGATTTTCATGTATGGTGACATATAGCTCTTATCTAGGTAACAATCAAAGCTTGCCGCGATCAGCAGGTTCAATTGTGTTCCTGAACCTTTTCGTTTCATTGCTAGCAGGTCTGGCTGTTTTTCCAGCTGTATTTGCTTTTAATCTGGAGCCGGATTCAGGACCGAATTTGTTATTTGTGGTTCTGCCATCCGTTTTTGAACAGCTACCATTAGGAGGAGTATTCTTAAGTTTATTTCTTTTATTGTTCTTTTTTGCGACGATCACATCATCCTTCAGCTTGCTGGAGATTATGATTTCGGCCTTTACTCAAAATAAAAAGTATAAGCGAAATCATGTAGCGATGATTTCTGGCCTGCTTGTTATTGTAGCAGCAATACCTGCGGCACTTTCAAATAATCTTCTACGTGATGTCCTTCTATTTGATAGAACGGTGTTTGATTTAACGGACTTTCTTGTTTCAAACATTATGCTCCCATTAGGATGTCTGTTTATCGCCTTATTTGTTGGGTTTAAAGTGAAAAAAGGTCTCTTGCTTGAACAATATCGAATGGAGAGTGGCAGACTAGGTGAAACCGCAAATCTATGGTATTTGCTCATGCAAACCATTGTCCCAACTGTTATATTGATTGTTTTTATATTTGGTTTGATTTAA
- a CDS encoding putative holin-like toxin, protein MTVFEAMSIMIGFSMLVIAILSFRNEK, encoded by the coding sequence ATGACAGTATTTGAGGCAATGTCCATCATGATCGGTTTTTCCATGTTAGTCATTGCAATCCTGTCTTTCAGAAATGAAAAATAA
- a CDS encoding DUF418 domain-containing protein, translated as MQETGGIPTNGRIRLLDILRGFAIIGTLGTNIWLFADPGATLALLSFQGEGNSIDTWINGFLGIFTSGKFLGLLTIMFGIGLEMKYRKALRVKLPWLRMYIWTMILLGLDGLLHFIFVFEYDVLMSYAFTGIIVAFLVGCRHTTLNWIMAGAAAIHLFGLMLLTIVWIWMFHDEALFAEIMGMFQQTEIVYTTGTYLEQIQYRLSDFWGLRGEAISIIFMNIFLYLFGIRLYRAGAFSNDTNGRNIRKRLMIWGLGLGIPLNLLAFVPGHVFDLSVRYLFAPVLSVGYIGLIAFILERNLFGWLLTRFEMIGKTALSCYVLQNIIGSVLFYNWGLGLAPVDNVYGVIGAWILITIIMMIVAQLFVRLFGIGPLEWVWRKLSSAPFKSLSR; from the coding sequence ATGCAGGAAACAGGTGGAATACCCACAAATGGACGGATTCGATTATTAGATATTCTCAGAGGTTTTGCCATTATCGGTACACTCGGTACAAATATTTGGTTATTTGCTGACCCCGGTGCCACACTAGCTCTTTTATCGTTTCAAGGAGAAGGAAATTCAATAGACACATGGATTAATGGCTTTTTAGGTATCTTCACAAGTGGAAAGTTTTTAGGACTTTTAACGATCATGTTTGGTATCGGTCTTGAAATGAAATACAGGAAGGCCTTACGTGTTAAACTGCCATGGCTTCGTATGTACATTTGGACCATGATCTTGCTTGGTTTAGACGGATTATTACATTTTATCTTTGTCTTTGAGTACGATGTATTAATGAGTTATGCATTCACTGGAATCATTGTTGCTTTTTTAGTGGGCTGTCGTCACACTACTTTAAACTGGATAATGGCAGGAGCTGCAGCCATTCACCTTTTCGGACTTATGCTTCTAACTATTGTATGGATTTGGATGTTTCATGATGAAGCCTTATTTGCAGAGATTATGGGAATGTTTCAACAAACCGAAATCGTCTACACAACCGGTACATATCTTGAACAAATTCAATATCGCCTCTCCGATTTCTGGGGCTTACGTGGTGAAGCGATAAGCATTATTTTTATGAACATCTTTCTTTACCTATTTGGCATACGTTTGTATCGTGCTGGAGCTTTTTCAAATGACACAAACGGTCGCAACATTCGCAAACGATTAATGATTTGGGGATTAGGACTCGGAATCCCGTTAAATCTATTAGCCTTTGTTCCTGGACACGTGTTTGACCTATCCGTTCGTTATTTATTCGCTCCAGTATTATCCGTCGGTTATATCGGACTCATTGCCTTTATATTAGAACGCAATTTGTTCGGTTGGCTGTTGACTCGTTTTGAAATGATAGGAAAAACCGCTCTTAGCTGCTATGTCCTTCAAAATATTATTGGATCCGTATTATTTTACAATTGGGGGTTGGGACTTGCTCCAGTCGACAATGTGTATGGAGTCATTGGCGCGTGGATTCTCATCACCATTATCATGATGATAGTCGCTCAACTTTTTGTCAGGTTGTTTGGAATAGGCCCATTAGAATGGGTATGGCGCAAACTCTCGAGTGCACCGTTTAAAAGCTTAAGTAGGTAG
- a CDS encoding IS3 family transposase (programmed frameshift): MTKRNRRIFSSPFKKQLVQLYEAGKPRTEIIREYELNPSTFDRWVSQFRNSGSFEEKDNRSPEQEELLKLRKENQKLAMENDILKQAALIMGRKFRVIQQNRHKYSVTDMCAVLKLPRSTFYYEAKQPCKKEEEALRALITEIFHQSRQSFGQRKIKKMLERRGWQVSRRRIGRIMKEKGLVSKYTVAQYKPTRSPSNEASIENVLDRQFKQEQVLKVVVSDLTYVRVKDKWHYICIIIDLYNREIIGYSAGPNKDAALVQRAFASIPYNLHKLGMFHTDRGGEFKNHLIEEALSTFSIERSLSHKGTPYDNAVAEATFKAVKTEFVSGQIFSSQQELDLALFDFVHWFNHVRIHGSLNYLTPEEYKVTHLKEFV, translated from the exons ATGACTAAAAGAAATCGTCGAATCTTTTCATCACCATTTAAAAAGCAACTTGTTCAACTATATGAGGCAGGGAAGCCTCGTACTGAGATTATTAGAGAATATGAGTTAAATCCATCTACCTTTGATCGGTGGGTGAGTCAGTTTCGCAATAGTGGTTCTTTTGAAGAAAAGGACAATCGGAGTCCTGAACAAGAAGAACTACTAAAGTTACGCAAAGAAAATCAGAAACTGGCTATGGAAAATGATATTTTAAAGCAAGCAGCGCTGATTATGGGGCGAAAAT TCCGAGTAATTCAACAGAACCGGCATAAATACTCTGTCACTGATATGTGCGCTGTTCTTAAGCTTCCAAGAAGCACGTTTTATTATGAGGCCAAACAACCGTGCAAAAAGGAAGAAGAGGCCCTTAGGGCCTTGATTACCGAGATTTTTCATCAGAGTAGACAGTCTTTTGGTCAGCGCAAAATTAAAAAAATGCTTGAGAGAAGAGGCTGGCAAGTCTCTCGACGACGTATTGGACGAATCATGAAAGAAAAAGGGCTCGTTTCGAAATATACCGTTGCCCAATATAAACCGACTCGGAGTCCGTCTAACGAAGCCAGTATTGAGAATGTGTTAGATCGACAGTTTAAACAAGAACAAGTGCTCAAAGTCGTCGTGAGTGACCTGACTTATGTACGCGTGAAGGACAAGTGGCATTATATTTGCATCATCATTGATTTATATAATCGAGAAATTATTGGCTATAGTGCTGGACCGAATAAGGACGCAGCTCTGGTTCAACGCGCCTTCGCCTCGATTCCTTACAACCTTCATAAACTTGGAATGTTTCATACAGACCGAGGTGGAGAATTTAAGAACCACCTCATCGAGGAAGCTCTTTCGACGTTTAGTATTGAGAGATCATTAAGCCATAAAGGAACGCCCTACGATAACGCTGTCGCAGAAGCAACATTTAAAGCAGTTAAGACGGAGTTTGTCTCAGGTCAGATCTTCTCTAGCCAACAAGAACTTGATCTCGCTTTATTTGATTTCGTCCATTGGTTTAACCATGTTCGTATTCATGGATCTCTTAACTATTTAACACCGGAAGAATACAAAGTCACGCACCTTAAGGAATTTGTCTAG